A window from Opitutia bacterium ISCC 52 encodes these proteins:
- a CDS encoding sulfatase, translating to MTRVLLTLIASLYVILTIACTAETSTDTPNIIFFFTDDQAYDTLASYGNPDVKTHNIDRLGSQGVIFDRHYDTTAICMASRANVMTGLYEYKSGTNFMHGPMTKDIWSRSYPLLLQQAGYRTGFGGKFGFAVVDDPNKGGKDNKWDHIPNEDFDFWVGGLGQTSYDTVKNEYLARFTDKYPHSSRAYGAAGQEFIEDSVKAGKKFCLSIFFKAPHRPVQPDPMFDDVYKDTVFRKLPNYGREAGEHLAHQSRMGRQFGRFTVWDYHTDEKYQKSLRKYHQQIYGVDYAVGMIVEELERQGVADNTLIIFTSDNGFFNGSHGMGSKVLLYEEGARVPLIIYDPRSKSKGNGRRVSSVTGNVDMAATILDAAGVEFPDNIDGKSLLPIVQGKEESVRESLPLFNVWGTQGTTCMTIVTETHKYLYWPYGEEFKPGEELFDLKNDPYELKNVINDPSQAKALESIRTEYQAELARWKEEAVPYNDYQQFGTILDPAIPWAKKKDLFPKGFSTGMRYYTGEIAN from the coding sequence ATGACCCGTGTATTGCTCACCCTCATTGCATCCTTGTATGTAATTCTAACGATTGCCTGTACGGCAGAAACTTCTACAGATACTCCCAACATCATCTTCTTTTTTACCGATGACCAAGCCTACGATACCTTGGCCAGTTACGGAAATCCGGATGTAAAAACCCACAATATTGATCGTTTAGGTAGCCAGGGTGTTATCTTTGATCGACATTACGATACCACAGCTATATGCATGGCAAGCCGGGCGAATGTGATGACCGGTCTCTATGAATACAAGTCTGGAACTAACTTCATGCACGGGCCTATGACGAAAGACATATGGAGTCGTTCATATCCGCTACTGTTACAGCAAGCAGGTTACCGGACTGGATTTGGCGGGAAGTTTGGTTTTGCTGTAGTCGACGATCCAAACAAAGGCGGCAAAGATAATAAATGGGACCACATCCCCAACGAAGACTTTGACTTTTGGGTCGGTGGCCTAGGGCAGACCTCTTACGACACGGTCAAAAACGAATACCTCGCCCGATTTACTGATAAATACCCTCACAGTTCACGTGCCTACGGTGCTGCTGGTCAGGAATTCATCGAGGATTCCGTAAAGGCGGGAAAAAAATTCTGTCTAAGTATTTTCTTTAAGGCTCCACACCGTCCCGTTCAACCCGATCCGATGTTCGACGACGTTTACAAGGATACCGTTTTTAGAAAGCTTCCCAACTATGGCCGAGAAGCTGGAGAGCACTTGGCGCATCAGAGCCGTATGGGTAGACAATTTGGCCGCTTCACTGTTTGGGATTATCATACTGATGAGAAGTATCAGAAATCATTAAGAAAATATCACCAGCAGATTTATGGCGTGGATTATGCGGTCGGTATGATTGTTGAGGAATTGGAACGCCAAGGTGTCGCAGACAATACCCTCATTATATTTACGTCCGACAATGGTTTCTTCAACGGTTCGCATGGCATGGGGAGTAAAGTGCTTCTTTATGAAGAAGGAGCCCGCGTGCCCTTGATCATTTACGATCCGCGTTCGAAATCAAAAGGCAATGGACGACGAGTGTCATCAGTCACGGGCAACGTCGATATGGCGGCAACCATACTCGATGCAGCTGGTGTTGAATTCCCAGACAACATAGACGGAAAAAGCCTCCTTCCAATCGTCCAAGGCAAGGAGGAATCAGTTCGAGAATCGTTGCCGCTTTTCAATGTATGGGGTACACAGGGAACTACCTGTATGACCATCGTCACCGAAACGCATAAGTATCTTTATTGGCCCTATGGTGAAGAGTTTAAGCCAGGAGAAGAATTGTTCGACCTCAAGAACGATCCTTATGAGTTAAAGAATGTCATTAATGATCCATCCCAAGCCAAAGCATTGGAATCTATCCGCACAGAATACCAAGCAGAGTTGGCTCGCTGGAAAGAAGAGGCAGTCCCATACAACGACTATCAGCAATTTGGCACCATTCTAGATCCGGCTATTCCTTGGGCGAAAAAGAAAGATCTGTTTCCCAAAGGCTTTTCGACTGGTATGCGCTACTACACGGGGGAGATTGCGAACTAG
- a CDS encoding PIG-L family deacetylase: MEFNKTTAQTYIPDGSDLNTALSKTTHLAIGAHQDDLEIFAYNGIAACYGQRNQWFTGVTVTNGAGSSRVGVYEDYTDEEMVQVRADEQNKAAFVGDYAAQFQMDYSSSEIKDTSNDSATEDLVQILEKAGAKTVYLHNPADKHDTHIAVLAKSLAALRKLPDALKPEKVYGCEVWRDLDWMLDSDKSVLDCSQYENMAQSLVALYDSQISGGKRYDLATAGRRLANATYFVSHSSDDATALTWSMDLTPLVLDPSLSIKDYTLEFIDRFKADVGEKLDRLI; encoded by the coding sequence ATGGAATTTAATAAGACGACTGCCCAAACCTATATCCCAGATGGTTCTGATCTGAATACAGCACTCAGCAAGACTACGCACTTAGCAATTGGCGCGCATCAGGATGACTTGGAAATCTTTGCTTACAACGGTATTGCTGCCTGTTATGGTCAACGCAACCAATGGTTCACTGGGGTCACTGTCACCAACGGGGCAGGAAGCTCACGTGTCGGGGTCTACGAAGATTACACCGATGAGGAAATGGTTCAGGTGCGAGCTGACGAACAAAATAAGGCCGCATTCGTTGGAGATTATGCCGCACAATTTCAGATGGACTATAGTTCCTCTGAGATAAAGGACACTTCGAATGATTCCGCGACCGAAGACCTGGTGCAGATCCTAGAGAAAGCAGGAGCTAAAACGGTGTACCTTCATAATCCAGCCGACAAACATGATACGCATATCGCAGTTTTAGCTAAATCGTTGGCCGCCTTGCGGAAGCTTCCAGACGCGTTAAAACCCGAGAAGGTATATGGCTGCGAAGTCTGGCGTGACCTGGACTGGATGTTGGATAGCGATAAATCGGTTCTCGACTGCAGCCAATACGAGAACATGGCCCAGTCCCTGGTAGCCCTTTATGATTCCCAGATCAGTGGCGGTAAACGCTACGACCTTGCTACCGCAGGCCGACGACTTGCCAATGCCACTTACTTTGTTTCACACTCTAGCGACGATGCGACTGCCCTTACCTGGTCTATGGATCTGACTCCTTTGGTCTTAGATCCATCTTTATCGATTAAAGACTATACACTGGAGTTCATAGATCGCTTTAAAGCGGATGTCGGAGAAAAACTGGACCGACTTATTTGA
- a CDS encoding ROK family protein, with product MTTAELLKVTPKQVPVLDPGFVPAALWNKAFRKACTRIPGSEPFAIALKRRDGTVSRFSTSILRHEGEARGLNVYYIGRILKFLLWQKGGYQIFISGNVDLFESLKSIYAPGGAREFDYYFMGDKVYGRDFEMLLVSSGELPEENEADVTLGRNMDGCRIGFDLGGSDRKCAAMIDGEVVFSEEIKWDPYFEKDPNYHIEGVQDTLKRAASKLPRVDAIGGSAAGVYVNNEVRVGSIFRGVPQDEFDTQIRRMFYTLKERWHGIPFEVVNDGEVTALAGAMSMNDNGVLGISMGTSQAAGYVDPNGHIKPWLNELAFAPIDYSDTGHRDEWSEDIGVGAQYFSQQTVARLLPHAGIEVEEGMGFPEQLEYLQEEMNRGSDEAPKVYDTIGTYFGYSIAHYADLYDFHNLLILGRVTSGEGGEIIIEKGKQVLQEEFPEFADKINLRTPNEQDKRHGQAVAAASLPVIKN from the coding sequence ATGACTACTGCTGAATTACTCAAAGTTACGCCGAAGCAAGTTCCAGTACTGGATCCGGGATTTGTGCCTGCCGCACTGTGGAATAAGGCCTTTAGAAAAGCCTGTACTCGAATACCTGGATCCGAACCGTTCGCAATCGCACTAAAAAGGAGAGATGGAACCGTATCCCGATTCAGCACTTCCATTCTACGCCATGAGGGTGAAGCGCGTGGGCTAAATGTATATTACATTGGGCGGATATTGAAATTTCTGCTGTGGCAAAAAGGCGGATACCAAATCTTCATAAGCGGTAATGTGGATCTCTTTGAATCTCTCAAAAGCATCTATGCACCCGGTGGCGCTCGTGAGTTCGATTACTATTTCATGGGCGATAAAGTTTATGGCCGTGATTTCGAAATGCTTCTTGTGTCGTCAGGCGAATTGCCGGAAGAAAACGAGGCCGATGTAACTCTGGGGCGAAACATGGACGGGTGTCGTATTGGGTTTGATCTAGGAGGAAGCGACAGGAAATGTGCCGCTATGATCGATGGAGAAGTGGTGTTCTCTGAAGAGATCAAATGGGATCCCTATTTTGAAAAAGACCCTAATTATCACATCGAGGGGGTGCAGGATACACTGAAGCGAGCCGCATCAAAGCTTCCCCGCGTCGATGCCATTGGGGGAAGCGCAGCTGGAGTCTATGTAAATAATGAGGTTCGGGTGGGCTCCATTTTTAGAGGCGTTCCACAAGATGAATTTGATACGCAGATCCGCCGCATGTTTTATACGTTGAAAGAACGCTGGCATGGCATCCCATTTGAGGTGGTCAACGACGGCGAAGTGACGGCACTTGCAGGAGCGATGTCGATGAACGATAATGGTGTGCTTGGAATTTCTATGGGCACCAGTCAGGCAGCTGGCTATGTGGATCCGAATGGCCACATCAAGCCCTGGTTGAATGAACTGGCGTTTGCCCCTATTGATTACAGTGATACCGGTCATCGAGATGAATGGTCTGAAGACATTGGGGTAGGGGCACAGTATTTTTCTCAACAAACAGTGGCACGCCTATTGCCTCATGCGGGAATTGAAGTGGAGGAAGGCATGGGTTTTCCTGAACAACTTGAATACCTCCAGGAAGAAATGAATCGGGGGAGCGATGAAGCCCCAAAAGTTTACGACACGATCGGAACTTACTTTGGCTATTCCATCGCTCACTATGCAGATCTTTATGATTTTCATAACCTACTCATTCTCGGTCGTGTGACTTCCGGTGAGGGAGGCGAGATCATAATCGAGAAAGGAAAGCAGGTCCTTCAGGAAGAGTTCCCGGAATTTGCCGATAAAATAAATTTAAGAACTCCTAACGAACAAGACAAACGTCATGGACAAGCCGTAGCGGCGGCCAGCCTTCCGGTTATAAAAAATTAA